A region of Plantactinospora sp. BC1 DNA encodes the following proteins:
- a CDS encoding sulfatase-like hydrolase/transferase, giving the protein MAEPGAAGPAQRPGPAAGSGRRVEVRALVEILALCGLVITQPLLDVTGKSPDFFLFHGADRRDILLLVAAYTVLPPLVLWGTGALLGLLARRVVGPDRGRLVRAVLHTVTLGLLLAALAIQVGKHLTPVRGVPLVGLAVLVGAAGAYAYRRWQVTGQVLRVAAVGPLVFVLLFVFASPASAVVLPGERSGAGAGTSRGGTTHPPVVMLILDEFPLTSLLDGTGAIDARRYPNFARLAGESTWYRNATGVAGYTPYALPAMLTGRYPSEQQAPHHSRYPDNLFTAFAGPYQIRAQESITQLCPPRLCPDRAAGSARGGLPTLLRESATLLEQIVSPSETGQRDPEDSYREITRREAGKADGPAPPTDPQFRWGALDENQPARFADFLATLRPTVRPTLHFLHLLLPHSPWNYLPSGVRYESPDGMPNDGDGWVELAHRRHLLQLEYTDRLLGETLRRMDETGLYDDALVLLTADHGVSFTPGVQGRGLGAVERAPGEVLWVPLFVKRPGQRAGEVDDRNWEHVDLLPTVADLAGVEVPWRTDGASALSTTRAPGDKHYYDQPGQPRTVPAGVFADVVAGRANPKLPAQPRPELIGRSVAELPLGPAAGAVTVRNRSDFDQIDQAGGRLPALVYGTVPDSVPNGTLLAVAVNGRIGAVAPVVAPDPGGQRFGALVSDESLFLPGRNTVDVFQVTETGTLRPLHG; this is encoded by the coding sequence GTGGCTGAGCCCGGCGCCGCCGGCCCGGCGCAGCGGCCGGGACCGGCGGCCGGGTCGGGGCGCCGGGTCGAGGTGCGGGCCCTGGTGGAGATCCTGGCGCTCTGCGGCCTGGTGATCACGCAGCCGCTGCTGGACGTGACCGGCAAGAGCCCGGACTTCTTCCTCTTCCACGGCGCCGACCGGCGGGACATCCTGCTGCTGGTGGCGGCGTACACGGTGCTGCCGCCGCTGGTGCTCTGGGGGACCGGTGCGCTGCTCGGGCTGCTGGCCCGCCGGGTCGTGGGGCCGGACCGGGGCCGGCTGGTCCGGGCGGTACTGCACACGGTGACCCTCGGCCTGCTGCTCGCCGCGCTGGCGATCCAGGTCGGCAAGCACCTCACCCCGGTACGCGGTGTGCCGCTGGTCGGGCTCGCGGTGCTGGTCGGCGCCGCCGGGGCGTACGCGTACCGGCGCTGGCAGGTCACCGGCCAGGTGCTCCGGGTCGCCGCGGTCGGTCCACTCGTCTTCGTGCTGCTCTTCGTCTTCGCCTCGCCCGCCTCGGCCGTGGTGCTGCCGGGGGAGCGGTCCGGGGCCGGTGCGGGGACCAGCCGGGGCGGCACCACCCATCCGCCGGTGGTGATGCTGATCCTGGACGAGTTCCCGCTGACCTCCCTGCTGGACGGCACCGGTGCGATCGACGCCCGCCGCTATCCGAACTTCGCCCGGCTGGCCGGGGAGTCGACCTGGTACCGCAACGCGACCGGGGTGGCCGGCTACACCCCGTACGCGCTGCCGGCGATGCTGACCGGCCGGTATCCGAGCGAGCAGCAGGCGCCGCACCACTCGCGCTATCCGGACAACCTCTTCACGGCCTTCGCCGGCCCGTACCAGATCCGGGCGCAGGAGAGCATCACCCAGCTCTGCCCGCCGCGACTCTGCCCGGACCGGGCCGCCGGTTCCGCCCGGGGTGGCCTGCCGACCCTGCTGCGGGAGAGCGCGACCCTGCTGGAACAGATCGTCTCGCCGTCGGAGACGGGGCAGCGGGACCCCGAGGACTCGTACCGGGAGATCACCCGGCGTGAGGCGGGGAAGGCGGACGGGCCGGCGCCGCCGACCGATCCGCAGTTCCGCTGGGGGGCGCTGGACGAGAACCAGCCGGCCCGGTTCGCCGACTTCCTCGCCACCCTCCGGCCGACGGTCCGGCCGACCCTGCACTTCCTGCACCTGCTGCTGCCGCACTCGCCGTGGAACTACCTGCCCTCCGGGGTCCGCTACGAGTCACCGGACGGGATGCCGAACGACGGGGACGGCTGGGTCGAGCTGGCGCACCGCCGGCACCTGCTGCAACTGGAGTACACCGACCGGCTGCTCGGCGAGACGCTGCGCCGGATGGACGAGACCGGCCTCTACGACGACGCGCTGGTGCTGCTCACCGCGGACCACGGGGTCAGTTTCACCCCGGGGGTGCAGGGGCGCGGGCTCGGCGCGGTGGAGCGGGCGCCGGGCGAGGTGCTCTGGGTGCCGCTCTTCGTGAAACGGCCGGGGCAGCGGGCCGGTGAGGTCGACGACCGGAACTGGGAGCACGTCGACCTGTTGCCGACCGTCGCCGACCTGGCCGGCGTCGAGGTGCCGTGGCGGACCGACGGCGCGTCGGCGCTCTCCACCACCCGGGCGCCGGGGGACAAGCACTACTACGACCAGCCGGGACAGCCGCGTACGGTGCCGGCCGGCGTCTTCGCCGACGTGGTCGCCGGGCGGGCGAACCCGAAGCTTCCGGCGCAGCCCCGACCGGAACTGATCGGTCGCTCGGTCGCCGAGCTTCCACTCGGTCCGGCGGCCGGCGCGGTGACGGTGCGGAACCGATCCGATTTCGATCAGATCGACCAGGCGGGTGGCCGGCTTCCGGCGCTGGTCTACGGCACCGTGCCCGACTCGGTGCCGAACGGGACCCTGCTGGCGGTGGCGGTGAACGGCCGGATCGGCGCGGTGGCCCCGGTCGTGGCGCCGGACCCGGGCGGGCAGCGGTTCGGCGCCCTGGTGTCGGACGAGTCGCTCTTTCTGCCGGGCCGCAACACCGTGGACGTGTTCCAGGTCACCGAGACCGGCACCCTGCGCCCGCTGCACGGCTGA
- a CDS encoding phospholipase D-like domain-containing protein yields the protein MATFAGRKIEAYVGPRELGATDDLEAVVVDFIAGARESLDIAVQELDSEPIAQAILDARFRGVSVRMVLEQDYLRTAKLPRVTTRPGEPEADARRRAQWEPEPGSRSLEPNRRIVAALLRCDVDVKADYNPAIFHQKFAVRDYRQRAGGRAAVLSGSANFTGTDCHRNLNHVVLFHDARICREYADEFARLRQGRFGRGEHGRVPNAYHVGGVPVKVLFAPDHTPELEIMKQMLKATERVDFAIFTFSGSSGIDDAMIALAAAGRTVTGAVDPGQGVQKWAATHDLDRANIALYAPVRSPAFGKLHHKLMVIDEAVVVAGSFNYTAPANQYNDENIFVVGSPYPDLPRREGGPSDLDRCAEIAGFFRTEIERIEAAGQRFLGRR from the coding sequence ATGGCGACCTTCGCCGGCAGGAAAATCGAGGCGTACGTCGGGCCTCGGGAACTCGGCGCCACCGACGACCTCGAGGCGGTGGTGGTCGACTTCATCGCCGGTGCCCGGGAGAGTCTCGACATCGCCGTACAGGAACTCGACTCGGAGCCGATCGCCCAGGCGATCCTCGACGCCCGGTTCCGGGGCGTCAGCGTCCGGATGGTGCTGGAACAGGACTACCTGCGGACGGCGAAACTGCCCCGGGTCACCACCCGGCCCGGCGAGCCCGAGGCGGACGCCCGGCGCCGGGCCCAGTGGGAGCCGGAGCCCGGCAGCCGCAGCCTGGAGCCGAACCGGCGGATCGTGGCCGCGCTGCTCCGCTGCGACGTGGACGTCAAGGCCGACTACAACCCGGCGATCTTCCACCAGAAGTTCGCGGTCCGGGACTACCGGCAGCGGGCCGGCGGGCGGGCGGCGGTGCTCTCCGGCTCGGCGAACTTCACCGGTACCGACTGCCACCGCAACCTCAACCACGTCGTACTCTTCCACGACGCCCGGATCTGCCGGGAGTACGCCGACGAGTTCGCCCGGCTCCGGCAGGGACGGTTCGGGCGCGGCGAGCACGGGCGGGTGCCGAACGCGTACCACGTCGGCGGGGTGCCGGTGAAGGTGCTGTTCGCGCCGGACCACACCCCGGAACTGGAGATCATGAAGCAGATGCTGAAGGCGACCGAGCGGGTCGACTTCGCCATCTTCACCTTCTCCGGCTCGTCCGGGATCGACGACGCGATGATCGCGCTGGCCGCGGCCGGGCGGACCGTGACCGGGGCGGTGGACCCCGGGCAGGGCGTGCAGAAGTGGGCCGCCACCCACGACCTCGACCGGGCCAACATCGCGCTCTACGCCCCGGTCCGGTCACCGGCCTTCGGCAAGCTGCACCACAAGCTGATGGTGATCGACGAGGCGGTGGTGGTCGCCGGTTCGTTCAACTACACGGCGCCGGCCAACCAGTACAACGACGAGAACATCTTCGTCGTCGGCAGTCCCTATCCGGACCTGCCCCGCCGGGAGGGCGGCCCGAGCGACCTCGACCGGTGCGCCGAGATCGCCGGCTTCTTCCGTACCGAGATCGAGCGGATCGAAGCCGCCGGCCAGCGCTTCCTCGGACGGCGATAG
- a CDS encoding acetate uptake transporter family protein yields MTHMSRSAQPGRGGGHDGHDGEFEFWRNHAHISLQPVAAPSILGLFGYAAATFVVATNLAGWYGNANTQTFLFPFAAMLGGLAQFLAGMWAYRARDGLATAMHGIWGAFWLSYGILYLLIAIGVLVQPTPFVALGFWFAALAAITWSGAFAALAENIGLTLVLGTLAAGASCLAVGQIADISPWRTAGAYILIASAVVAWYTATAMMLEGTFRRVILPIGKLRGPNVPGREPRQVIQFMAGEPGIKVGQ; encoded by the coding sequence ATGACACATATGTCACGTTCGGCCCAACCCGGCCGTGGTGGTGGCCATGACGGCCACGACGGCGAGTTCGAATTCTGGCGGAACCACGCGCACATCTCGCTCCAGCCGGTGGCGGCGCCGTCGATCCTGGGACTCTTCGGTTACGCGGCGGCCACCTTCGTCGTCGCCACGAACCTCGCCGGCTGGTACGGCAACGCCAACACCCAGACGTTCCTCTTCCCGTTCGCCGCGATGCTGGGCGGGCTGGCACAGTTCCTCGCCGGCATGTGGGCGTACCGGGCACGCGACGGGCTGGCCACCGCCATGCACGGGATCTGGGGCGCCTTCTGGCTCTCCTACGGCATCCTCTACCTGCTGATCGCGATCGGCGTACTGGTCCAGCCGACCCCGTTCGTGGCGCTCGGCTTCTGGTTCGCCGCGCTCGCCGCGATCACCTGGTCCGGTGCCTTCGCCGCGCTGGCCGAGAACATCGGCCTGACCCTCGTGCTGGGAACCCTGGCCGCCGGGGCCAGTTGCCTGGCGGTGGGCCAGATCGCCGACATCTCGCCCTGGCGTACCGCCGGTGCCTACATCCTGATCGCCTCCGCGGTGGTCGCCTGGTACACCGCCACGGCGATGATGCTGGAGGGCACGTTCCGCCGGGTCATCCTGCCGATCGGCAAGCTGCGCGGCCCGAACGTCCCCGGCCGGGAGCCGCGCCAGGTCATCCAGTTCATGGCGGGCGAACCCGGCATCAAGGTCGGCCAGTAG
- a CDS encoding SRPBCC family protein: MRGAPLDMPEETLDMPDGDGHLLPRALGLLSLGLGAAALAAPAQVGRLIGLDDVPAGPAVLRAIGARELVPVPGLLLARRPAGWAWTRVAGDVLDLVLLARTLPQRRGERRQRVAATLGVVAGITAVDVLAAVRSWRSSGAPRRALRASATVTINRPADEVYRFWRDFENLPRFMYHLESVRTDGDGRSHWTVRAPGGRRVAWDAELVEDSLSELISWRSVRGARVPNAGRVRFARAAGGRGTEVRVDLAYAPPGGAVGRAVAKLFGEEPGQQIRDDLRRFKQVIETGEVVLSEGSPAGLATPQQLRQKPARPRAGRPSR; the protein is encoded by the coding sequence ATGCGCGGAGCACCGCTGGACATGCCCGAGGAGACGCTGGACATGCCCGACGGCGACGGCCACCTCCTGCCGCGCGCGCTCGGCCTGCTGAGCCTCGGCCTCGGCGCCGCGGCGCTCGCGGCGCCCGCCCAGGTCGGCAGGCTGATCGGGCTCGACGACGTGCCGGCCGGACCCGCCGTGCTGCGCGCGATCGGTGCCCGGGAACTGGTACCGGTCCCCGGGCTGCTCCTCGCCCGCCGACCGGCCGGCTGGGCCTGGACCCGGGTCGCCGGAGACGTGCTGGACCTGGTGCTGCTCGCCCGGACGCTGCCGCAGCGGCGCGGGGAACGCCGCCAGCGGGTCGCCGCCACCCTCGGCGTCGTCGCCGGGATCACCGCCGTCGACGTGCTGGCCGCCGTACGCAGCTGGCGCTCCTCCGGTGCGCCGCGCCGGGCCCTACGGGCCAGCGCCACCGTCACCATCAACCGGCCGGCCGACGAGGTCTACCGGTTCTGGCGGGACTTCGAGAACCTGCCCCGGTTCATGTACCACCTGGAGTCGGTCCGGACCGACGGGGACGGGCGGTCGCACTGGACGGTCCGGGCCCCGGGCGGACGCCGGGTCGCCTGGGACGCCGAGCTGGTCGAGGACAGCCTCAGCGAGCTGATCAGCTGGCGTTCGGTGCGCGGCGCCCGGGTGCCGAACGCGGGCCGGGTCCGGTTCGCCCGCGCGGCCGGTGGCCGGGGCACCGAGGTCCGGGTCGACCTGGCGTACGCGCCGCCGGGTGGTGCGGTCGGCCGGGCCGTCGCGAAGCTCTTCGGCGAGGAGCCGGGGCAGCAGATCCGGGACGACCTGCGCCGGTTCAAGCAGGTCATCGAGACCGGTGAGGTGGTGCTGTCGGAGGGGAGCCCGGCCGGGCTGGCCACCCCGCAGCAGCTACGGCAGAAGCCGGCGCGTCCACGGGCCGGACGCCCGTCCCGCTGA
- a CDS encoding citrate synthase produces MTDVKLDHPGGQLSIPVKPAVDGPAGIATGNLLKETGYVTYDPGFVNTAACSSGITYIDGDAGILRYRGYPIEQLAEKSSFLEVSYLLIYGELPTTQQLAEFDEWIRRHSLLHEEMRRFFDGFPRDAHPMAVLSSAVSAISTFYQDSLDPFDREHVEISTVRLMAKVPTIASYAYKKSIGQAMLYPDNSLGYVENFLRMTFGVPAEPYEVDPVVARVLDMLLVLHADHEQNCSTSTVRLVGSSQANLFASVSAGVNALFGPLHGGANQAVLEMLDDIRASGSDVPGFVRRVKDKEPGVKLMGFGHRVYKNYDPRAAIVKQAAQDVLARMNKPDPLLDLAMQLEEIALADDYFVSRRLYPNVDFYTGLIYKAMGFPTKMFTVLFALGRLPGWIAQWREMISDPETKIGRPRQLYTGAAERDYVPVEKR; encoded by the coding sequence ATGACGGATGTCAAACTCGACCACCCGGGCGGCCAGCTGTCGATACCGGTCAAGCCCGCGGTCGACGGCCCAGCCGGCATCGCCACGGGCAACCTGTTGAAGGAGACGGGGTACGTCACCTACGACCCCGGATTCGTCAACACCGCGGCCTGCTCCTCGGGGATCACCTACATCGACGGTGACGCGGGCATCCTGCGTTACCGGGGCTACCCGATCGAGCAGTTGGCCGAGAAGTCCTCCTTCCTGGAGGTGTCGTACCTGCTGATCTACGGCGAGCTGCCCACCACACAGCAGCTCGCCGAGTTCGACGAGTGGATCCGGCGGCACTCGCTGCTGCACGAGGAGATGCGGCGCTTCTTCGACGGTTTCCCCCGGGACGCGCACCCGATGGCCGTGCTCTCCTCCGCGGTGAGCGCCATCTCCACCTTCTACCAGGACAGCCTCGACCCGTTCGACCGGGAACACGTGGAGATCTCCACGGTGCGGCTGATGGCGAAGGTGCCGACCATCGCGTCGTACGCCTACAAGAAGTCGATCGGGCAGGCGATGCTCTACCCGGACAACTCGCTCGGGTACGTCGAGAACTTCCTCCGGATGACCTTCGGGGTGCCGGCGGAGCCGTACGAGGTCGACCCGGTCGTGGCCCGGGTGCTGGACATGCTGCTGGTGCTGCACGCCGACCACGAGCAGAACTGCTCCACCTCCACGGTCCGGCTGGTCGGTTCGAGCCAGGCGAACCTCTTCGCCTCGGTCTCGGCCGGGGTGAACGCGCTCTTCGGCCCGCTGCACGGCGGCGCCAACCAGGCGGTGCTGGAGATGCTCGACGACATCCGGGCCAGCGGCAGCGACGTGCCGGGCTTCGTGCGGCGGGTGAAGGACAAGGAGCCGGGCGTCAAGCTGATGGGCTTCGGGCACCGGGTCTACAAGAACTACGACCCCCGGGCCGCCATCGTGAAGCAGGCCGCCCAGGACGTGCTGGCCCGGATGAACAAGCCGGACCCGCTGCTGGACCTCGCGATGCAGTTGGAGGAGATCGCCCTCGCCGACGACTACTTCGTGTCGCGCCGGCTCTACCCGAACGTCGACTTCTACACCGGCCTGATCTACAAGGCGATGGGTTTCCCGACCAAGATGTTCACCGTGCTCTTCGCGCTCGGCCGGCTGCCCGGCTGGATAGCGCAGTGGCGGGAGATGATCTCGGATCCGGAGACCAAGATCGGTCGCCCCCGGCAGCTCTACACCGGCGCCGCCGAGCGGGACTACGTACCGGTCGAGAAGCGCTGA
- a CDS encoding transcriptional regulator — translation MTRPRFDELIHAPARLSLVALLAPADAVEFSYLREQLGLSDSALSKHVSALGAAGYVTVHKENRGRGIRRTWVTLTDAGLTAFDGHVAALDEIVARARPSGGRPAGTPGTEDERDTVPGRSGAGPVRS, via the coding sequence GTGACCCGGCCCCGGTTCGACGAGCTGATCCACGCACCGGCCCGGCTCTCGCTCGTCGCCCTGCTCGCCCCGGCCGACGCGGTGGAGTTCAGCTATCTGCGCGAGCAGTTGGGGCTCAGCGACTCGGCGCTCTCCAAGCACGTCAGCGCGCTCGGCGCGGCGGGCTACGTCACCGTGCACAAGGAGAACCGGGGACGGGGCATCCGGCGTACCTGGGTGACCCTCACCGACGCCGGGCTGACCGCCTTCGACGGGCACGTCGCCGCGCTGGACGAGATCGTCGCCCGGGCCCGGCCGAGCGGCGGTCGCCCGGCCGGCACCCCGGGTACCGAGGACGAGCGGGACACCGTCCCGGGACGGTCCGGCGCCGGCCCGGTCAGGTCTTGA
- a CDS encoding zinc-dependent alcohol dehydrogenase codes for MKANCWQGRETVRVEDVPDPRIMNSRDAVVRVTSTAICGSDLHLYHGYIPTTKHGDILGHEFMGEVVEVGPEVGNLRIGDRVVVPFPIACGNCLACQAGLYSLCENSNPNAGLAEKLLGHSPGGLFGYSHMLGGYAGGQAEYARVPFADIGPIKVPDDLPDEKVLLLSDIFPTGYMGAEMCGLNGGEIVAVWGAGAVGLLAMCSAYLLGAERVIAIDRYPYRLRMAQERAGAEPLNYEEVDVVEALREMTGGRGPDACIDAVGMEGHHSSAVLAGYDRAKQSVRLETDRPHALREAIMSCRNGGTVSVIGAYAGFIDKFPIGSLMNRSLTLRSGQCHVQRYTRLLLDRIRRGEADPSFVITHRLRLDDAPIGYEMFRQKADDCVKVVLKT; via the coding sequence ATGAAGGCGAACTGCTGGCAGGGCCGGGAGACCGTCCGGGTGGAGGACGTGCCCGATCCACGGATCATGAACTCCCGGGACGCCGTCGTACGGGTCACCAGTACCGCGATCTGCGGTTCCGACCTGCACCTCTACCACGGGTACATCCCGACGACCAAGCACGGCGACATCCTCGGCCACGAGTTCATGGGCGAGGTGGTCGAGGTCGGGCCGGAGGTCGGGAACCTGCGGATCGGTGACCGGGTGGTGGTGCCGTTCCCGATCGCCTGCGGCAACTGCCTGGCCTGCCAGGCCGGGCTCTACTCGCTCTGCGAGAACTCCAACCCGAACGCCGGGCTCGCCGAGAAGCTGCTCGGGCACTCGCCGGGCGGGCTCTTCGGCTATTCGCACATGCTCGGCGGGTACGCCGGCGGCCAGGCCGAGTACGCCCGGGTGCCCTTCGCCGACATCGGACCGATCAAGGTCCCCGACGACCTCCCCGACGAGAAGGTGCTGCTGCTCTCCGACATCTTCCCGACCGGCTACATGGGTGCCGAGATGTGCGGGCTGAACGGTGGTGAGATCGTCGCGGTCTGGGGTGCCGGCGCGGTGGGGCTGCTGGCGATGTGCAGCGCGTACCTGCTCGGCGCCGAGCGGGTGATCGCGATCGACCGCTACCCGTACCGGTTGCGGATGGCGCAGGAGCGGGCCGGTGCGGAGCCGTTGAACTACGAAGAGGTCGACGTGGTCGAGGCGCTGCGCGAGATGACCGGCGGGCGGGGCCCGGACGCCTGCATCGACGCGGTCGGCATGGAGGGGCACCACTCCTCGGCGGTGCTCGCCGGCTACGACCGGGCCAAGCAGTCGGTCCGGCTGGAGACCGACCGGCCGCACGCGCTGCGCGAGGCGATCATGAGTTGCCGCAACGGGGGTACGGTCTCGGTGATCGGCGCGTACGCCGGTTTCATCGACAAGTTCCCGATCGGCTCGCTGATGAACCGGTCGCTGACGCTGCGCAGCGGGCAGTGCCACGTGCAGCGCTACACCCGGCTGCTGCTGGACCGGATCCGTCGCGGCGAGGCGGATCCGAGCTTCGTCATCACGCACCGGCTGCGGCTCGACGACGCGCCGATCGGCTACGAGATGTTCCGGCAGAAGGCGGACGACTGCGTCAAGGTCGTGCTCAAGACCTGA
- a CDS encoding helix-turn-helix domain-containing protein: MYRERTSGLAGAVVWTVTRTADAGPGRVLPDGCMDLIWSSRSGLLVAGPDTVAQVVARSAGDRYVGLRFPPGTGPAVFGLPAHALRDQRVPLGALWPGPEVAELTERVASHDRPGRVLESIAAARLAADGGPDPLAAPLAAGLAAGREVADAADALGLGTRQLHRRSLALFGYGPKTLARILRLRRALALARAGTPAAEVAARTGYADQAHLSREVRSLAGVPLRQLVGA; this comes from the coding sequence GTGTATCGGGAGCGGACGTCCGGGCTGGCCGGTGCCGTCGTCTGGACGGTCACCCGGACCGCCGACGCCGGCCCGGGGCGGGTGCTGCCGGACGGCTGCATGGACCTGATCTGGTCGAGCCGGAGCGGTCTGCTGGTGGCCGGCCCGGACACGGTCGCCCAGGTCGTCGCCAGGTCGGCCGGTGACCGGTACGTGGGCCTGCGCTTCCCGCCCGGCACCGGCCCGGCGGTCTTCGGGCTGCCGGCACACGCGCTGCGCGACCAGCGGGTCCCGCTCGGCGCGCTCTGGCCGGGGCCGGAGGTGGCCGAGTTGACCGAGCGGGTGGCCTCGCACGACCGGCCCGGCCGGGTGCTGGAGTCGATCGCCGCAGCCCGGCTCGCCGCCGACGGCGGCCCGGATCCGCTCGCCGCGCCGCTGGCCGCCGGGCTCGCCGCCGGCCGCGAGGTCGCCGACGCGGCGGACGCGCTCGGGCTCGGGACCCGGCAACTGCACCGGCGCAGCCTGGCGCTCTTCGGGTACGGCCCCAAGACGCTGGCCCGGATCCTGCGGCTGCGCCGCGCGCTGGCCCTGGCCCGGGCCGGTACGCCGGCCGCCGAGGTCGCCGCCCGGACCGGGTACGCCGACCAGGCGCACCTGTCCCGCGAGGTGAGGAGCCTGGCCGGCGTACCGCTGCGGCAGCTCGTCGGTGCCTAG
- a CDS encoding VOC family protein has product MTPRLDAFGLVVADMARSLTFYRKLGLDVPASADTQPHAEYALPGGVRLMWDTVEMVRSLEPDWSPPGGSQISLAFRCADPAEVDSVYAEMTAAGHEGHLKPWDAPWGQRYAVLRDPDGNGVDLYAPLAPAAG; this is encoded by the coding sequence ATGACACCGAGACTAGACGCATTCGGCCTGGTCGTGGCCGACATGGCCCGATCTCTCACCTTCTACCGGAAGCTGGGACTGGACGTCCCGGCCAGCGCCGACACGCAGCCGCACGCGGAGTACGCCCTGCCTGGCGGGGTGCGCCTGATGTGGGACACCGTCGAGATGGTCCGCTCGCTGGAGCCGGACTGGTCCCCGCCGGGCGGGTCGCAGATCAGCCTCGCCTTCCGGTGCGCCGACCCGGCCGAGGTGGACAGCGTCTACGCCGAGATGACCGCCGCCGGCCACGAGGGCCATCTCAAGCCGTGGGACGCGCCGTGGGGACAGCGGTACGCGGTGCTGCGCGACCCGGACGGCAACGGCGTCGACCTGTACGCCCCGCTCGCCCCGGCGGCCGGCTAG
- a CDS encoding class I SAM-dependent methyltransferase, with product MVVPPPVPATSTTTSDSVPRADPGSFRDPANRVLHADGQVFRGLGPQGAEDWRALAGAEFFGRLLADGKVCGTETADPATLPASLTGQWATVLRHERIPFVSYPYEWSFAMLRDAALLHLEILRTAVPAGFTTKDGSAYNLQWRGAEPVFIDVGSFEPARDGEPWAGYRQFCQTLLYPLLLQAHLGLDFQPWLRSRIDGIEAGELRKLFGGTRRFRAGVLKHVHLHDAIQSRYAAASTGTVRAELKDAGFSRELVLATLRALEKLVGRLDWQPPASHWSGYRETCTYSDADREAKERFVTEALAESNRSRLVLDLGANDGRYSRLAAGYADYVVAVESDPAVVDQLYRRLRADGERRVLPLVMDLADPSPGGGWRGVERGSFAERADADAVLALAVVHHLAIGRNVPLPEIVDWLVGLLPTAGGGRLVVEFVHPDDPMAARLLANKPAGLFPDYHREEFERLLGQRCDIVRRLELPSGTRTLYLGTPRG from the coding sequence ATGGTCGTACCACCTCCCGTCCCGGCAACGTCCACCACCACCTCCGACTCCGTTCCCCGAGCCGATCCCGGCTCCTTCCGCGACCCGGCGAACCGGGTCCTGCACGCCGACGGCCAGGTCTTCCGGGGACTCGGCCCGCAGGGCGCCGAGGACTGGCGGGCACTGGCCGGGGCGGAGTTCTTCGGCCGGCTGCTCGCCGACGGCAAGGTCTGCGGCACCGAGACCGCCGACCCGGCGACGCTGCCGGCGAGCCTGACCGGGCAGTGGGCGACCGTGCTCCGGCACGAGCGCATCCCGTTCGTGTCGTACCCGTACGAGTGGTCCTTCGCCATGCTGCGCGACGCCGCGCTGCTGCACCTGGAGATCCTCCGGACCGCCGTACCGGCCGGCTTCACCACGAAGGACGGTTCGGCGTACAACCTCCAGTGGCGGGGCGCCGAGCCGGTCTTCATCGACGTCGGCTCGTTCGAGCCGGCCCGCGACGGCGAGCCGTGGGCCGGCTACCGGCAGTTCTGTCAGACCCTGCTCTATCCGCTGCTGCTCCAGGCGCACCTGGGGCTGGACTTCCAGCCGTGGCTGCGGTCCCGGATCGACGGGATCGAGGCGGGGGAGCTGCGCAAGCTCTTCGGCGGCACCCGACGGTTCCGGGCCGGCGTGCTCAAGCACGTCCACCTGCACGACGCCATCCAGTCCCGGTACGCCGCCGCCAGCACCGGGACGGTCCGGGCCGAGTTGAAGGACGCCGGCTTCTCCCGGGAGCTGGTCCTGGCCACCCTGCGCGCGCTGGAGAAGCTGGTCGGCCGGCTCGACTGGCAGCCTCCGGCCAGCCACTGGTCCGGCTACCGGGAGACCTGCACCTACTCCGACGCGGACCGGGAGGCCAAGGAGCGGTTCGTCACCGAGGCCCTGGCCGAGTCGAACCGGTCCCGGCTGGTGCTCGACCTCGGCGCCAACGACGGCAGGTACTCGCGGCTGGCCGCCGGGTACGCCGACTACGTGGTCGCGGTGGAGAGCGACCCGGCCGTGGTCGACCAGCTCTACCGCCGGCTGCGGGCCGACGGCGAGCGTCGGGTGCTGCCGCTGGTGATGGATCTGGCCGACCCCTCCCCGGGCGGCGGCTGGCGCGGCGTGGAGCGCGGCTCGTTCGCCGAGCGGGCCGACGCGGACGCGGTGCTCGCGCTGGCCGTGGTGCACCACCTCGCCATCGGCCGCAACGTCCCGCTGCCGGAGATCGTCGACTGGCTGGTCGGACTGCTTCCGACGGCCGGCGGCGGCCGGCTGGTGGTCGAGTTCGTGCACCCCGACGACCCGATGGCGGCCCGGCTGCTGGCCAACAAGCCGGCCGGGCTCTTCCCGGACTACCACCGGGAGGAGTTCGAGCGGCTGCTCGGGCAGCGGTGCGACATCGTCCGCCGGCTGGAACTCCCGTCCGGCACCCGCACCCTCTATCTCGGGACACCGCGTGGCTGA